One window of Myxocyprinus asiaticus isolate MX2 ecotype Aquarium Trade chromosome 4, UBuf_Myxa_2, whole genome shotgun sequence genomic DNA carries:
- the LOC127432383 gene encoding condensin complex subunit 2-like, which produces MSAFSTPTSRTRQWSSPAVGQKAALSATSTPLLDNIQGNDDEQERRQRRRSKVIDLHGVNDSSINETGSHSSAATPAAVPKLSSAQISEHYSTCIKLSTENKITTKNAFGLHLIDYMADILKQKDSELNFKVAAGTLDASTKIYAVRVDAVHADAYRVLGGLGSETKPKESQDGDEEGELAEGSQGEQVAAKQTTKKRPPKKTVEQNLSNINLSESEMKCEVDPMFQRMAASFDENSTAGVFLSVLFSEDSRCELRFPSHLTLLKSQPPAVQIPPQHVPASPLTGHLKTLEDKPICPSLEDFSFTRWTPEKTTNLNQLLEKMKQGEHAFDVNADIEPDVDESPDFGDHFDADVDEGRPGDCEEYKEHREACSKSPERGRGVIPIGEVDITTMCLQLSDQPREYSYFSPRTMATWVGPGYWLFKPGHKQDHKPDKEPRKRAPKNPLVIDFKEDIHFHNYFKTTRAATTISKSALNSTNKKTTLPADFQYPPSNLSQLSLKPSNTLSADGKKRLSGELGEDIEEYDYNNANDTANFCPGLQEGDSEDADGFAGSDDSQTDRPNPFSLGTDGISTYGEDCLVPEPYKVNIIEINYAKMAKKMDMKKLKTTMWSLLTDSLEKPAKEAASEETKEVPGEKSFSQSVRNLVQRLPSTMATNLSVPLAFVALLHLANEKNLELQKIDGMTDIIIKQGH; this is translated from the exons ATGAGCGCATTCAGCACCCCGACATCCCGGACACGGCAATGGTCCTCTCCagcagtgggacaaaaagcggcTCTGTCAGCCACTAGCACACCTCTTCTGGACAATATTCAGGGCAACGATGATGAACAAGAGAGAAGACAAAGACGCAGGTCCAAAGTCATTGACCTTCATGGAGTAAACGATTCTTCCATTAACGAGACCGGTAGCCACAG TTCTGCAGCCACCCCCGCCGCAGTACCTAAACTGTCATCTGCACAGATATCTGAACATTACTCAACCTGCATCAAGCTCTCCACTGAAAAT AAAATTACCACAAAGAATGCATTTGGCCTGCACCTCATTGATTACATGGCAGATATTCTCAAGCAGAAAGACTCTGAGCTCAACTTCAAG GTGGCAGCAGGCACCCTAGACGCCAGCACAAAAATCTATGCGGTGAGGGTGGATGCAGTTCACGCTGATGCTTACAGAGTTCTTGGAGGCTTGGGATCAGAGACAAAACCAAAAGAGA GTCAAGATGGTGATGAGGAGGGAGAGCTAGCAGAGGGCAGTCAGGGAGAACAGGTGGCTGCAAAACAGACTACTAAGAAAAGACCTCCAAAGAAGACAGTGGAGCAGAACCTCAGTAACATCAATCTCTCTGAATCTGAGATGAAGTGTGAA GTGGACCCCATGTTCCAGCGCATGGCTGCTTCCTTCGATGAGAACAGTACAGCAGGTGTGTTCCTCTCCGTGTTGTTCAGTGAGGACAGTCGCTGTGAGCTGCGCTTTCCTTCACATTTGACCTTGCTGAAGTCACAGCCTCCTGCAGTACAGATCCCCCCTCAGCATGTTCCTGCCTCACCATTAACAG GTCATCTGAAGACATTGGAGGATAAGCCAATCTGTCCATCCTTAGAGGATTTCTCTTTCACTAGATGGACTCCTGAGAAA ACCACAAACCTCAACCAGCTACTTGAGAAGATGAAGCAGGGAGAGCATGCATTCGATGTCAATGCAGACATTGAACCTGATGTTGATGAGAGTCCAGACTTTGGGGATCATTTTGATGCAGATGTGGATGAAGGCAGGCCAGGAGACTGTGAGGAGTATAAGGAACATAGAGAAGCTTGTTCAAAGAGCCCTGAGAGAGGACG AGGTGTAATTCCTATTGGTGAGGTGGATATTACCACCATGTGTCTACAGTTGTCTGATCAACCAAGAGAGTACTCGTACTTCAGTCCCAGGACCATGGCCACCTGGGTCGGACCTGGATACTGGCTCTTCAAACCTGGACATAAAC AGGATCACAAACCAGACAAAGAACCCCGGAAGCGGGCACCAAAGAATCCCCTGGTTATTGATTTTAAAGAAGATATCCACTTTCATAATTACTTTAAAACAACTAGA GCAGCGACTACTATTAGTAAATCTGCTCTAAATAGCACCAATAAGAAAACTACACTTCCAGCAGACTTCCAGTATCCACCCAGTAACCTGTCACAACTCAGCCTCAAACCCTCCAACACa CTCAGTGCAGATGGCAAGAAGAGATTATCAGGAGAGCTGGGTGAAGACATAGAAGAGTACGACTACAACAATGCCAATGATACTGCCAACTTCTGTCCTGGTCTTCAG GAGGGAGACAGTGAGGATGCTGATGGCTTTGCAGGATCCGATGActctcagacagacagaccaaaccCTTTCTCTCTCGGCACAGATGGCATCTCTACATATGGAGAGGACTGTCTTGTTCCTGAGCCTTATAAG GTTAACATTATTGAGATAAACTATgccaaaatggccaaaaaaatgGACATGAAGAAGCTGAAGACCACTATGTGGAGTCTTCTAACAGACAGTCTGGAAAAACCAGCCAAG GAGGCGGCGAGTGAGGAGACAAAAGAAGTACCGGGTGAAAAATCATTCAGCCAGTCTGTCAGAAATCTTGTTCAAAG GCTTCCCTCCACAATGGCTACCAACCTCTCAGTACCTTTGGCCTTTGTTGCCCTTTTGCACCTGGCTAATGAGAAA AACTTGGAGCTGCAAAAGATTGATGGCATGACCGATATCATCATAAAACAAGGCCACTGA